The following proteins come from a genomic window of Frankia casuarinae:
- a CDS encoding AMP-binding protein: MGAQNSVVHGLVQAAGRWDPTIHDHAADTRVGLDALLDTALSNASTLAGRQGETGQLRIGILMPNSLAWLEALITTLAAGSAGVPLPLPSGFGGPQAYMDHISLLADTARLDAIIYNAADLAPTVRALRSRLNGVEFLDISGWPTARPASVTEAADDPRIIQFTSGSTSRPKGVILTAANISAAVAILAEHFFLTPTDALGNWLPFFHDMGLFMTLAALTHGSSLHLWTPSQAARRPLAWLRQFAENRCTVAAAPNFFYSQLADAAAKEGTPADLDLSTWRVAINGSETVRADTIERFTRAFRPAGFHEAAMWPSYGLAEATLPAAIHRPGLGFTTRAVARGDLAPGEPVRFTAVGAPGSRTVVGCGRQLRGTGLRVTDPHGNPLPEAHLGEIQLRSPTVMAGYLDRPAAEAPVTSEGWLITGDLGFLSDGELFITGRTKNVAIINGQNVYAEDLEHLVRDALGDQVRCGVTAGMDEEDREFILICFEHSGTYEEQSEAVTLVRNQVSAALGGFRATVVALPDRQLPHTTSGKIRRAALADVAGRYL, encoded by the coding sequence ATGGGCGCCCAGAACAGCGTCGTGCACGGCTTGGTCCAGGCGGCCGGGCGGTGGGACCCAACCATCCACGACCATGCGGCGGACACCAGGGTCGGACTGGACGCTCTGCTGGACACGGCGCTCAGCAATGCCTCCACGCTCGCCGGTCGGCAGGGCGAGACGGGCCAGCTCCGGATCGGCATCCTCATGCCGAACAGCCTCGCCTGGTTGGAGGCGCTCATCACCACGCTGGCCGCCGGGTCGGCGGGCGTGCCGCTGCCACTGCCGAGCGGCTTCGGCGGGCCGCAGGCGTATATGGACCACATCTCCCTCTTGGCCGACACCGCCAGACTCGACGCGATCATATACAATGCCGCAGACCTCGCACCGACGGTACGCGCCCTCAGGAGCCGCCTGAACGGGGTCGAGTTCCTCGACATCTCAGGCTGGCCCACAGCACGGCCGGCCAGCGTCACCGAGGCGGCCGATGATCCACGGATCATTCAGTTCACCTCGGGCAGCACATCACGGCCCAAAGGCGTCATCCTGACCGCCGCCAACATCTCGGCCGCGGTCGCGATCCTGGCCGAGCACTTCTTTCTCACTCCTACCGACGCCCTGGGAAACTGGCTGCCGTTCTTTCATGACATGGGGCTCTTCATGACCTTGGCGGCGCTCACCCACGGGTCCAGCCTGCATCTGTGGACGCCAAGCCAGGCCGCGCGCCGCCCGCTGGCCTGGCTCCGCCAGTTCGCCGAGAACCGGTGCACCGTGGCGGCGGCTCCCAATTTCTTCTACAGCCAGCTGGCCGATGCGGCGGCCAAGGAAGGCACGCCGGCTGACCTCGACCTGTCCACCTGGCGCGTCGCGATCAATGGTTCCGAGACAGTGCGGGCCGACACCATAGAACGCTTCACCAGGGCGTTCCGGCCGGCGGGCTTCCACGAAGCGGCGATGTGGCCGTCCTACGGGCTGGCGGAGGCGACGCTGCCGGCCGCGATCCATAGGCCGGGCCTGGGCTTCACCACCCGCGCCGTCGCACGCGGGGACCTCGCACCGGGGGAACCTGTGCGTTTCACGGCGGTGGGCGCCCCCGGATCGCGAACGGTGGTCGGCTGCGGACGGCAGCTACGCGGGACCGGTCTGCGGGTAACGGACCCACATGGGAACCCGCTGCCCGAGGCCCATCTTGGCGAGATCCAGCTGCGCAGCCCAACCGTGATGGCCGGCTATCTCGACCGGCCGGCGGCCGAGGCACCCGTGACATCCGAAGGCTGGCTGATAACCGGGGACCTCGGCTTCCTCAGCGACGGCGAGCTCTTCATCACAGGAAGGACCAAGAACGTAGCAATCATCAATGGCCAGAACGTCTATGCCGAGGACCTCGAACACCTGGTAAGGGACGCGCTCGGCGACCAGGTTCGCTGCGGGGTCACAGCCGGCATGGATGAAGAGGACCGCGAGTTCATTCTGATCTGCTTCGAGCACTCGGGCACTTATGAGGAGCAGAGCGAGGCGGTCACCTTGGTGCGCAACCAGGTCTCCGCGGCCCTCGGCGGATTCCGCGCGACCGTTGTCGCACTACCTGACCGCCAGCTTCCACACACGACCTCCGGGAAGATTCGCCGAGCTGCCCTGGCGGACGTGGCGGGACGATACCTCTGA
- a CDS encoding class I adenylate-forming enzyme family protein produces MTRRWSASRRHQRFSGAMKRRSQNSSAPSATGAFGVPCPGLLPAPVHKRGTAFRDFPIKYLTTSRRTWRNAYRCSTDLREKVSDMPHVPPAPDQPPVLATLTTCAAERTPDVALFADDGWPAAPGPVTDFATFDRAVTDLAGRLWTAGVRPRATVAIVFANHPRIQLAAFACHRIGAIPALISSAMPDDYLVGTLEALHPTWTIVDSAVAARLSARVREAIDRNSRGRVLRTRAHDGDQPPAVLPELPAPGTPDAQRLRDDEVALITHTSGTTDLPKLVAHSAASIYQHVVPQLGLMTSFGTHRLSAKAISFVHARASSAIITCLLIGMPIGCITDDDPARVADFLHRHGPESLETHPNTYISWEGLASDPRRPMRTISRFSSTFDAIHPRTVRAMLDASDAEDAYFFQAYGQTESGPLAGRPITRADVYNHDTRVIGIPAAGRTVRIVGDDGKPVPFGTAGHIECLSVSQMVGYVGRPTPAVTDSWWRMGDVGRVRPDGTLELLDRLVDKVPGIDSTLALEDLLLARFPALQEALILGSDDGAVDVIITVKTGSTIQDDDVENALRDRGVANIRLHRLLPADLPMTGSKKVRRTSLRSKLDRL; encoded by the coding sequence TTGACGAGGAGGTGGTCCGCATCGCGCCGCCACCAGCGGTTCTCCGGCGCGATGAAACGGCGTTCGCAGAATTCATCCGCGCCTTCGGCCACGGGTGCCTTTGGCGTGCCGTGCCCAGGCCTGCTCCCGGCTCCGGTCCACAAGAGAGGCACAGCGTTCCGCGATTTCCCCATAAAATATCTCACAACCTCCAGGCGAACCTGGCGGAACGCATACAGGTGTTCGACCGACCTAAGAGAAAAGGTATCAGACATGCCGCACGTTCCGCCTGCTCCGGATCAGCCGCCGGTACTGGCCACGTTGACCACGTGTGCCGCCGAACGCACTCCCGACGTCGCACTCTTCGCCGACGACGGCTGGCCGGCCGCGCCCGGTCCTGTCACGGACTTCGCGACCTTCGACCGCGCCGTCACCGACCTGGCGGGGCGGCTGTGGACGGCGGGCGTCCGGCCCAGGGCCACGGTCGCGATCGTTTTCGCTAACCATCCGCGGATTCAGCTCGCTGCCTTCGCCTGCCATCGCATCGGCGCGATCCCCGCACTCATCTCCTCAGCGATGCCCGACGACTACCTGGTGGGCACGTTGGAGGCACTCCACCCGACCTGGACGATCGTCGACAGCGCCGTGGCGGCGCGGCTCTCTGCCCGCGTCCGCGAGGCCATCGACAGGAACTCGCGTGGGCGCGTGCTGCGGACACGGGCGCACGACGGCGACCAGCCGCCCGCAGTCCTGCCGGAGCTCCCGGCTCCCGGCACGCCGGACGCCCAGCGCCTGCGGGACGACGAGGTCGCGCTGATCACCCACACCTCGGGGACCACGGACCTGCCCAAGCTCGTCGCCCACTCCGCGGCCTCGATCTATCAACACGTCGTTCCCCAGCTCGGTCTCATGACCAGCTTCGGCACGCACCGGCTCTCGGCCAAGGCGATTTCGTTCGTCCATGCGCGAGCCTCGTCCGCGATCATCACCTGCCTCCTCATCGGAATGCCGATCGGGTGCATCACCGATGACGATCCCGCCAGGGTCGCCGATTTTCTTCACCGTCACGGCCCGGAGAGCCTCGAGACTCATCCGAACACCTACATCTCCTGGGAAGGCCTGGCATCGGATCCGCGACGTCCGATGCGAACCATCAGTCGATTCAGCAGCACCTTCGATGCGATTCACCCCAGGACGGTCCGGGCCATGCTCGACGCATCGGACGCCGAAGACGCCTATTTCTTCCAGGCCTATGGCCAGACGGAGTCAGGCCCACTCGCCGGCAGGCCGATCACCCGCGCGGATGTCTACAACCACGACACCCGCGTCATAGGCATCCCCGCGGCGGGCCGAACGGTCAGGATTGTCGGGGACGACGGGAAACCGGTCCCCTTCGGCACCGCAGGCCACATCGAGTGCCTGTCCGTCTCCCAGATGGTGGGCTACGTCGGACGTCCCACGCCGGCGGTGACCGATAGCTGGTGGAGAATGGGCGATGTCGGTCGCGTGAGGCCGGACGGAACCCTGGAGCTCCTCGACCGGCTGGTGGACAAGGTGCCGGGCATCGACAGCACCCTCGCGCTCGAGGACCTTCTCCTGGCACGCTTCCCTGCTCTCCAGGAGGCTCTCATTCTCGGCTCCGACGACGGCGCCGTCGACGTGATCATCACGGTCAAGACCGGCTCCACAATTCAGGACGACGACGTGGAAAATGCCCTTCGCGACCGGGGAGTCGCCAATATCAGGCTGCACAGGCTGCTACCCGCGGATCTCCCGATGACCGGGTCGAAGAAGGTTCGTCGAACCTCTCTCCGCTCGAAGCTCGACCGGCTCTAA
- a CDS encoding IS66 family transposase, with translation MTVVESGAGAAASGEVAEGAALLAENAWLRARVAELLTDIAGLVAREATREAEVVELRLQLEALQAELATLRRMLFGRSSERECGGSPAVGSPDGGDGCGDGARGEAAGSAGRRRGPGARSGRRSYDHLSRDEVDCDFEGGGYGCLSCGQPFTPWGEHVVEQLDWLVTVRVRVSRRRRYRRGCRCGGSLTVTAPGPSKAIGKGLFTHRFLAMLIVERYVAGRSQNSLVTGLARHGAQLSPATLTGACAQVAGLLAPLAEQIVGRSRGSWHLHADETTWRVFTPTGGGGPARWWLWVFLGPDSVCFVMDATRSTAVLAEHVGLDPDSGQLTDDADGGPRRLVLSSDFYTVYVSAGRRADGLVNLYCWAHARRYFVRAGDANPAQLGIWARQWVERIRALYTAHGELAAAWHTAAAAPSPATEKRLAAAYAGWDTAITVIDTVRREQTASPGLQEPARKALATLDREWDGLVAHRDYPMIGMDNNPAERAIRGPVVTRRNAGGSRTEDTARHAATIFTVTATAAMHNLNLLTYLENYLDACGRAGGKPPTGADLDRFLPWAASPEDLTTWQQPPG, from the coding sequence GTGACGGTTGTCGAGTCGGGGGCGGGCGCTGCCGCGAGCGGTGAGGTTGCCGAGGGCGCGGCGCTGCTGGCGGAGAACGCCTGGCTGCGGGCCCGGGTCGCGGAGCTGTTGACGGACATCGCCGGGCTGGTCGCGCGGGAGGCGACGCGTGAGGCCGAGGTGGTGGAGCTGCGTCTCCAGCTCGAGGCGTTGCAGGCGGAGCTGGCGACGTTGCGGCGGATGCTGTTCGGCCGGTCGTCGGAACGGGAGTGCGGCGGGTCGCCGGCCGTGGGTTCGCCGGATGGCGGGGACGGTTGTGGCGACGGGGCGCGGGGCGAGGCCGCCGGGTCGGCAGGCCGGCGGCGGGGGCCGGGCGCGCGCTCGGGCCGGCGGAGCTACGACCATCTGTCCCGCGACGAGGTCGACTGCGACTTCGAGGGCGGGGGCTATGGCTGCCTGTCGTGTGGGCAGCCGTTCACGCCGTGGGGCGAGCATGTCGTCGAGCAGCTCGACTGGCTGGTGACGGTGCGGGTTCGGGTGTCGAGGCGGCGCCGGTATCGGCGGGGCTGCCGCTGTGGCGGGTCGTTGACGGTGACCGCGCCGGGACCGTCGAAGGCGATCGGGAAGGGCCTGTTCACGCACCGGTTCCTCGCGATGCTGATCGTGGAGCGCTATGTCGCGGGCCGTTCGCAGAACTCGCTGGTCACCGGGTTGGCCCGGCACGGCGCCCAGCTCTCGCCGGCGACGCTGACCGGGGCGTGCGCCCAGGTCGCGGGCCTGCTCGCCCCACTCGCCGAGCAGATCGTCGGGCGGTCGCGGGGGTCGTGGCACCTGCACGCCGACGAGACGACCTGGCGGGTGTTCACCCCGACCGGCGGCGGCGGGCCGGCCCGCTGGTGGCTGTGGGTGTTCCTGGGGCCGGACAGCGTCTGTTTCGTGATGGACGCGACCCGCTCGACGGCGGTGCTCGCCGAACACGTCGGCCTCGACCCGGACAGCGGCCAGCTGACCGACGACGCCGACGGCGGACCGCGCCGCCTCGTGCTGTCGTCGGACTTCTACACCGTGTACGTCTCCGCCGGCCGCCGCGCCGATGGCCTGGTCAACCTGTACTGCTGGGCGCACGCGCGGCGGTACTTCGTGCGGGCCGGCGACGCGAACCCCGCCCAGCTCGGGATCTGGGCCCGCCAGTGGGTCGAGCGGATCCGCGCGCTCTACACCGCGCACGGCGAGCTCGCCGCCGCCTGGCACACCGCCGCCGCGGCCCCGTCGCCGGCCACCGAGAAGCGGCTCGCCGCCGCGTACGCCGGCTGGGACACCGCGATCACCGTGATCGACACGGTTCGCCGCGAGCAGACGGCCTCGCCCGGCCTGCAGGAACCCGCGCGCAAGGCGCTCGCGACCCTGGACCGGGAATGGGACGGGCTGGTCGCCCACCGCGACTACCCCATGATCGGCATGGACAACAACCCGGCGGAAAGGGCGATCAGGGGCCCGGTCGTGACCCGGCGCAACGCCGGCGGCTCCCGCACCGAGGACACCGCCCGCCACGCCGCCACGATCTTCACGGTCACCGCGACCGCCGCGATGCACAACCTGAACCTGCTGACCTACCTGGAGAACTACCTCGACGCCTGCGGCCGGGCCGGCGGCAAGCCGCCGACCGGCGCCGACCTCGACCGGTTCCTGCCCTGGGCCGCCAGCCCCGAGGACCTCACCACCTGGCAACAGCCTCCCGGCTGA
- a CDS encoding ISAs1 family transposase has translation MPVTPTDLGQAGSGQLVRMRRSLRVLGAHGGEVQGLADVLAGVPDPRDPRGIRHRLPVILGLSAAAVAAGEKSVEEIAAWAAHAPTQVLTALGARVHPVTGQPQAPSVDTMIRVLSAVDSSALARAVGMFAAARARQARGGGRRVVAVDGKTLRGAAGPEGRAPHLLAVAEHGTGVVLAEHEVGAKTNEVTAFAPLLRELHSHDPLDGVVVTADALHTTRAHADLIVTELGAHFVFTVKANTPALSVDCHQATDWTKIPIGHSAEGRAHGRFERRTIQLAQASEAIRARYPHARTVARIRRHVRRTVTTGTGRARVTRTIPSTVTVHVLTSLTLDAVTPADLAGYARGHWTIENKVHWVRDVTFREDASRVRTGPLPRIMTTLRNLIIGLIRLAGHNRIAPTIRRIRHDNALLLAILTLDNPADLHQ, from the coding sequence ATGCCCGTCACTCCCACCGATCTCGGACAGGCCGGGTCGGGGCAGCTGGTCCGGATGCGGCGGTCGCTGCGGGTCCTGGGGGCGCACGGCGGTGAGGTGCAGGGGCTCGCCGACGTACTCGCCGGGGTGCCTGACCCGCGGGACCCGCGAGGGATACGTCACCGGCTCCCGGTGATCCTGGGACTGTCCGCCGCAGCGGTCGCCGCGGGGGAGAAGTCGGTGGAGGAGATCGCGGCCTGGGCTGCGCACGCCCCGACGCAGGTCCTGACCGCTCTCGGGGCGCGGGTCCATCCGGTGACCGGGCAGCCGCAGGCACCGTCGGTGGACACGATGATCCGGGTCCTGTCCGCGGTGGACAGCTCGGCGCTGGCGAGGGCGGTCGGGATGTTCGCCGCGGCCCGCGCCCGCCAGGCCCGTGGTGGTGGGCGGCGGGTGGTCGCGGTCGACGGGAAGACCCTGCGTGGCGCGGCTGGGCCTGAGGGGCGGGCACCGCACCTGCTCGCGGTCGCCGAACACGGCACGGGTGTGGTGCTCGCCGAGCATGAGGTCGGCGCGAAGACGAACGAGGTCACCGCGTTCGCACCGCTGCTCCGCGAACTGCATTCCCATGATCCGCTGGATGGGGTGGTGGTGACCGCTGATGCGTTGCACACGACCCGCGCCCACGCCGACCTGATCGTCACCGAGCTGGGAGCGCACTTCGTGTTCACGGTGAAGGCGAACACCCCGGCGTTGTCGGTCGACTGCCACCAGGCGACCGACTGGACGAAGATCCCGATCGGGCACAGCGCCGAGGGCAGGGCCCATGGACGGTTCGAACGACGCACCATCCAGCTGGCCCAGGCCAGCGAGGCGATCCGTGCCCGCTATCCCCATGCCCGCACCGTGGCGCGGATCCGCCGTCATGTCCGGCGGACCGTGACCACCGGCACGGGCCGGGCCCGGGTCACCCGGACGATCCCGAGCACTGTCACGGTCCACGTCCTGACGAGCCTCACCCTCGACGCGGTCACACCCGCTGATCTCGCGGGCTACGCCCGAGGGCATTGGACGATCGAGAACAAGGTCCACTGGGTGCGCGATGTGACGTTCCGTGAGGATGCCTCGCGGGTTCGGACCGGCCCACTGCCCCGCATCATGACCACACTCCGTAACCTGATCATCGGGCTGATTCGCCTCGCTGGCCATAACCGCATCGCCCCGACCATCCGCAGAATCCGACACGACAACGCCCTGCTCCTGGCCATCCTCACTCTCGACAACCCCGCTGACCTGCATCAATGA
- a CDS encoding site-specific integrase — translation MHVQRVALPGSRVDSWTVLGVDDAPVEPVERYLAYLSDIERSPNTVKAYAHDLKDYWVFLGWRGLDWREVRLEDIGEFVAWLRLSPAGRDGRVAVLPSVEPAVSASTVNRKLSALAAFYAYQVRHGVDLGELLTTWGPRSG, via the coding sequence ATGCATGTCCAGCGGGTGGCCTTGCCCGGTTCCCGGGTGGATTCGTGGACTGTCCTGGGTGTCGACGACGCTCCGGTCGAACCGGTCGAGCGGTATCTGGCCTATCTCAGCGATATCGAGCGGTCTCCGAACACGGTCAAGGCCTACGCCCATGATCTGAAGGACTACTGGGTCTTTCTGGGGTGGCGGGGGCTGGACTGGCGGGAGGTGCGGCTGGAGGACATCGGCGAGTTCGTGGCCTGGTTGCGGCTGTCGCCGGCGGGCCGGGACGGGCGGGTGGCGGTGCTGCCGTCGGTGGAGCCGGCGGTGTCGGCGTCGACGGTGAACCGGAAGCTGTCGGCGTTGGCCGCGTTCTACGCCTACCAGGTGCGCCATGGCGTGGATCTGGGCGAGTTGCTGACGACGTGGGGGCCGCGGTCAGGGTGA
- a CDS encoding HAD family hydrolase, whose amino-acid sequence MPLTDHLWPPDPAMAARLRGEARERWGAGPHHGYCRQVGISSWEGLWLDPDLAAGPPGFAAWIIRYQRQVRAPYDDANTLAEEYRSLRAEFATPYPDVPEALRRLGIDHEIWVVTNGDGEVQRRKLRLSGLDVLADRVFVSADIGAAKPDPASYAAAEEALAASALRVALVIGDSATKDLAPALERGWPLLGVRRSPASSAAPDRGVTWIPDLSGIAPKRGPQRVVNQQLDASFLIGRVSKRS is encoded by the coding sequence ATGCCATTGACTGACCACCTATGGCCACCAGATCCGGCGATGGCGGCCCGGCTGCGCGGCGAGGCGCGCGAGCGGTGGGGCGCGGGCCCCCACCATGGCTACTGCCGGCAGGTGGGGATCAGCAGCTGGGAGGGCCTCTGGCTCGACCCCGACCTTGCCGCAGGGCCGCCTGGATTCGCGGCGTGGATCATCCGGTACCAGCGGCAGGTGCGGGCACCCTACGATGACGCCAACACCCTGGCCGAGGAGTATCGGTCACTGCGGGCGGAGTTCGCCACGCCCTACCCGGACGTGCCCGAGGCGCTGCGCAGGCTCGGCATCGACCACGAAATCTGGGTCGTCACCAACGGCGACGGCGAAGTCCAACGCCGCAAGCTTCGCCTGTCCGGTCTGGACGTCCTGGCGGATCGCGTGTTCGTGTCGGCGGACATCGGCGCGGCGAAACCCGATCCGGCGTCCTACGCGGCCGCGGAAGAAGCCCTGGCCGCCTCAGCGCTCCGCGTCGCACTGGTGATCGGGGACAGCGCCACCAAGGACCTCGCGCCCGCCCTGGAACGCGGATGGCCCCTGCTCGGCGTCCGCCGTTCGCCGGCCTCCAGCGCTGCGCCGGACCGCGGGGTGACCTGGATCCCCGATCTCAGCGGGATCGCCCCAAAACGCGGCCCGCAGCGCGTCGTCAACCAGCAGCTGGACGCAAGCTTCTTGATCGGCCGGGTGTCGAAGCGGTCCTGA
- a CDS encoding response regulator transcription factor — protein MTAFGDALAVLILTDTEAGPDPAHAIKAGARGYLTRASAVSILCHAVHCVAARGMVFEPAGVGQILLASRLPGEGIDVSELLSEREQTVFYLLANGLSNSEIAAELSVAASTVKKHVSAVLRKLDLRDRQQAAVVGNRSRDDPSRNVPGSGALPAGRVGLGRQPRALLSEVASSRPSFDVARSTVGMSSGYSLTAARG, from the coding sequence GTGACCGCGTTCGGCGACGCGCTGGCAGTCCTCATTCTGACCGACACCGAGGCCGGCCCGGATCCGGCCCACGCGATCAAGGCGGGTGCCCGGGGCTATCTGACCCGGGCCTCGGCGGTGTCGATACTCTGTCACGCGGTCCATTGCGTAGCCGCCCGCGGAATGGTCTTCGAACCGGCGGGTGTCGGGCAGATACTGCTCGCCTCGCGGCTGCCGGGCGAGGGGATCGATGTCAGCGAACTGCTTTCGGAGCGCGAGCAGACAGTCTTCTATCTGCTCGCAAACGGCCTCAGCAACTCGGAGATAGCGGCGGAACTCTCAGTCGCCGCGTCGACCGTGAAGAAACACGTCAGCGCGGTCCTCCGCAAGCTCGACCTCAGAGATCGCCAGCAGGCTGCGGTCGTCGGGAACCGGAGCCGAGACGACCCGAGCAGAAACGTGCCCGGCTCCGGTGCACTTCCCGCCGGTCGGGTCGGTCTCGGCCGCCAACCGAGGGCGTTGCTGAGCGAGGTCGCGTCCTCCCGGCCGTCCTTTGATGTCGCGAGATCGACCGTCGGGATGTCGAGTGGCTACTCACTGACCGCCGCTCGAGGCTGA
- a CDS encoding IS66 family transposase: MSVLSVTDDVTEVAYWRGRAERAEECAEKAEARVGQLQLRVEELSEQVAVLSRMLFGRSSEKTGPSSAVDEKPEDRQDSGGGDAGRPARQRGQRPGSRGHGRRDYSHLQTREEIHDVPEVDRACPGCGVAFTPLGTDDSEQVDWQVVITRIVHRRRRYRRCCTCPGPRTVTAPVPPKPIPKGRFTAGFLARLLYEKYVLGLPLHRIARALAAAGLGVAEGTLCGALKDVHGLLGGLDEQIVARNAAAGHVHADETTWRVFERVEGKDGTRWWLWVFVAADTVVFRMDPTRSAAPVEKHFGIDRAAGALSDGCRLVVSSDFYTVYQSLGRVDGVDPLWCWAHIRRYFIRAGDAHPQLRYWADQWVARIGMLYLAHRALAAEQPTTGGYREAAGAFEAALRAIDTARRAEAAIHSLHPAAKKVLATLDREWDGLARHQDFPDLDLDNNAAERALRTPVVGRKNYYGAHAEWAAHLAARVWTIVATAERNGREPLAFLTGYLNACATAGGKAPAGPALEPFLTWQTTTQTGSPPSTDPPQDGPPDGPEP; this comes from the coding sequence GTGTCTGTTCTGTCTGTCACCGATGATGTCACCGAGGTGGCGTACTGGCGTGGGCGTGCCGAGCGGGCCGAGGAGTGTGCGGAGAAAGCCGAGGCCCGTGTCGGGCAGCTGCAGCTGCGGGTCGAGGAGTTGAGCGAGCAGGTCGCGGTGCTGTCCCGGATGCTGTTCGGTCGTTCCTCGGAGAAGACCGGCCCGTCGTCGGCTGTGGATGAGAAACCAGAAGATCGGCAGGATTCGGGCGGTGGGGATGCCGGCCGGCCGGCGCGTCAACGCGGGCAGCGGCCGGGGAGCCGGGGGCATGGCCGGCGGGACTACTCGCATCTGCAGACCCGCGAGGAGATCCATGATGTGCCCGAGGTCGACCGTGCCTGCCCCGGGTGTGGGGTGGCGTTCACGCCGTTGGGGACCGACGACAGCGAACAGGTCGACTGGCAGGTCGTGATCACCCGGATCGTGCATCGGCGGCGGCGGTATCGGCGGTGCTGCACATGTCCGGGGCCGCGGACAGTGACCGCGCCGGTGCCACCCAAACCGATTCCCAAGGGCCGGTTCACCGCGGGGTTCCTCGCCCGCCTTCTCTACGAGAAGTACGTCCTGGGCCTGCCGTTGCACCGGATCGCTCGGGCGCTGGCCGCCGCCGGGCTCGGTGTTGCCGAGGGCACTCTGTGTGGGGCGTTGAAGGACGTGCATGGACTGCTCGGCGGGCTCGATGAGCAGATCGTGGCGCGTAACGCCGCCGCCGGTCATGTCCACGCGGACGAGACGACGTGGCGGGTGTTCGAGCGGGTCGAGGGCAAGGACGGGACCCGCTGGTGGCTGTGGGTGTTCGTCGCCGCCGACACGGTGGTGTTCCGGATGGACCCGACCCGCTCGGCTGCCCCGGTCGAGAAGCACTTCGGGATCGACCGGGCCGCCGGGGCGCTGTCCGACGGATGTCGCCTCGTCGTCTCGTCGGACTTCTACACCGTCTACCAGTCCCTGGGCCGCGTCGACGGAGTCGACCCGCTCTGGTGCTGGGCACACATCCGCCGGTACTTCATCCGGGCCGGGGACGCCCACCCCCAACTGCGGTACTGGGCCGACCAGTGGGTCGCCCGGATCGGGATGCTCTACCTCGCTCACCGCGCCCTCGCCGCCGAGCAGCCCACAACCGGCGGCTACCGCGAGGCCGCCGGCGCGTTCGAGGCCGCGCTGAGGGCGATCGACACGGCGCGGCGCGCGGAGGCGGCGATCCACAGCCTGCACCCGGCGGCGAAGAAGGTCCTGGCGACCCTGGACCGGGAATGGGACGGGCTGGCCCGCCACCAGGACTTCCCCGACCTGGATCTTGACAACAATGCTGCCGAGAGAGCGCTACGGACCCCGGTCGTCGGGCGGAAGAACTACTACGGCGCACACGCTGAGTGGGCCGCGCACCTCGCCGCCCGGGTCTGGACCATCGTCGCCACCGCGGAGCGTAACGGCCGTGAACCCCTCGCGTTCCTGACCGGCTACCTGAACGCCTGCGCCACAGCCGGCGGGAAAGCACCCGCCGGCCCCGCCCTCGAACCCTTCCTCACCTGGCAGACCACCACCCAGACCGGCAGCCCTCCCAGCACCGACCCACCCCAGGACGGCCCACCCGACGGGCCCGAGCCCTAA
- a CDS encoding maleylpyruvate isomerase N-terminal domain-containing protein, whose protein sequence is MHLVGADEVQQAVAEMVRVLAPHDEIDWHIPAGSLEWTCWTTAAHVVHDLAAYAVQLTAQSDEKYLPFDLTVRPGASPRQILRLARVCGCLLGAAVSGAAPEVRSWHWGATDPSGFAALGVCETLVHTYDITQGLEIAWSPPEPLSVAILGRLFPDAPEGDPSRALLWCTGRIDLPGRPRVTSWVLRTAVA, encoded by the coding sequence ATGCATTTGGTGGGTGCTGACGAGGTGCAGCAGGCCGTGGCCGAGATGGTGCGGGTACTGGCCCCTCATGACGAAATCGACTGGCACATACCCGCGGGTTCCCTGGAGTGGACCTGCTGGACTACCGCTGCGCACGTGGTCCACGACCTCGCGGCTTATGCTGTACAGCTCACAGCCCAGAGCGACGAGAAATACCTGCCCTTTGACCTGACAGTTCGGCCGGGCGCGTCGCCGCGACAGATTTTGCGACTGGCTAGGGTGTGCGGCTGTCTGCTCGGCGCGGCGGTGTCGGGAGCCGCGCCGGAGGTCCGCTCCTGGCACTGGGGGGCCACCGATCCCAGCGGCTTCGCCGCGCTGGGCGTCTGCGAGACCCTGGTCCACACCTACGACATTACCCAGGGTCTGGAAATCGCGTGGTCGCCTCCCGAGCCGCTGAGCGTCGCCATCCTCGGACGGCTTTTCCCTGACGCTCCGGAAGGTGACCCGTCCCGGGCACTGCTGTGGTGCACGGGACGGATTGACCTCCCTGGCCGACCCCGCGTCACCTCTTGGGTTCTGAGGACCGCCGTCGCCTGA